The stretch of DNA AATCGTTAGGATGATTGATTCATTTATGTATTTTGTCCATCAGGGTTGCCTTAAACTAACTTCGCGGGGGTACTTTGGCATGATTTTACCTGATGTGGTATTGTACCAAATCGATAATATGAATTTAAGAAAATTTATGCTTGCTGGTTTCAATATCAAATCATTGTTCAATATGGGGGATGTGTTCGTGAAAGTGACAAGGCCAGCATCAATTATTATTCTAGCTAAGCCGAAAATACTCAAGAATGTTGTTGAAATTGGAAATTTTTCACATCTTCCCAAAAGTGAGAAAGCTTCATCTCTCTTGGATGTTTCTATAAAAGAAAAAGTGCAACAGGAAGTGTTAGAGAAAATCCCGTGGTATTTATTTATTACAGAGAATCCATCTTACTATAACATTTGGACTAAAGTAAAAGATAGCCCGCATTTATTACTTCAGGATTATGTCGATGAGGATGGAATCCAACGGGGTGTGAGTCCAGACTTAAAAGAGGCCTTTATTGTTGACAGTACCAATATGCAAAAATATAAGCTAGAAGTAAAGAAATTGAAGAAAACAATGACGGGGGGGCAACACGTTAAGCGTTACTATATAGATTACCCCGATCTCTGGGTGATATATACTGACCGCAACGAAGATTTTAATAAGTTACCACATATTTGCCATTACATTGACCAATTTAAGAATCAAGTGACCTGTGTCGAGGTTCAGCAAAAAAAACACCCCTTATATTCACTGCATAGGCCAAGGAAAAAACGAATTTTTTTAAAGGAAGAAAAATTCGTTGGTGTAATAACTGAGGATGAGATTATCGTTGCACTGGATTCTAAACAAACCTTTGTTACAGATGGGCTATATATTTTTGGTGTTAGGAAATGTATCAATTCAAAATATCTGATGGCTATCCTAAACTCAAAATTATTCGTTTTCATATACCGTCTATTAGCTTTAGAGTCAGGTCGTGTTTTAGCACAAGTAAAACCAAGTATTATAAAACAACTTCCCATCCGAACTATAGACTTCGACAACAAAGATGACAAGGTAATGCACGACCGTTTAGTTGTGCTTGTTGAGCGGATGCTGATAGCAAAGAAAGAATGGTCAACTGCGCAAACAGAGAAAGATAAAACATACTACAAAGACAAATGCGACGCTATCGACAAGCAGATCAATGAGCTAGTTTACGATCTCTATGGGTTAACCCCAGAAGAGATTGAAATAGTGAAAGCGGTTCAAGCTCCACGGTGAACTTTAGTAGGGATGGGTCATGATCGAGACCGGTCGCGTTTTACGGCGTCTCGACGGGGGCCGGGTCGAGGTGGAGGTCACCCCCGGAGAGGACTGCGGCGAGTGCAAAATCTGCGCGAGCCTCGCCGGTGACGGAAAGAACATCCTCGTCGCCGACAACGCCGCGGGCGCGGACGAGGGGGAGTGCGTCCGGATAGAGATAGAGCCGAAGAGGATGGTCGGCCTCTCCGCCCTGGTGTTCCTCCTGCCCGTAGTCGCCTTCGTCGCCGGTTACGCCCTGACGGCGGTCTTCGTCGGTCAGGGAACCGCCGGGCAGACCGCCCTCGGCGTCGCGGGCGGGGCCGTACTCCTGGTTCTCTCCTTCTTTCCGGCCATTCGCATTGCCCGGAACTCCAAGACCCCCCTCGTGCGGGTCGTGGAGCGCGTGGAGCCACCCGCC from bacterium encodes:
- a CDS encoding SoxR reducing system RseC family protein yields the protein MIETGRVLRRLDGGRVEVEVTPGEDCGECKICASLAGDGKNILVADNAAGADEGECVRIEIEPKRMVGLSALVFLLPVVAFVAGYALTAVFVGQGTAGQTALGVAGGAVLLVLSFFPAIRIARNSKTPLVRVVERVEPPA